A single window of Liolophura sinensis isolate JHLJ2023 chromosome 6, CUHK_Ljap_v2, whole genome shotgun sequence DNA harbors:
- the LOC135467190 gene encoding tyramine receptor 1-like, which translates to MDLPMMDFTLRLALGFVYSFMILLTVIGNFLVVAAVGLYRRLRTRTNYIVTSLAVADLTVASLVMPFSLVYDIFAKWPFGWVFCYFWRSCDVMCCTASILHICCIALDRFWAIKDPLTYRKRMTTRRLVIMISLAWGCSSAISFIPIYLGWFTDNPSELYRDTISCDLSVNRIYAVCSSSTSFFVPFLFLIFAYAYILRIAKRQADAIKMQGSVACLREDRILSSKNKPPKRASRDTKAIQTLGIIMGIFSISWLPFFLMYVVLPFCPSCHLSHLQVSLITWLGYANSCMNPFIYAYMNRDFRTAFRCIMLCDISRRNYSSDVIHL; encoded by the coding sequence ATGGATTTGCCGATGATGGATTTTACCTTGCGATTAGCCCTAgggtttgtgtacagttttatgattCTCTTAACGGTCATAGGTAACTTTTTAGTGGTGGCTGCTGTGGGATTATACCGGCGTCTGAGAACAAGAACGAACTATATCGTAACGAGCCTGGCAGTTGCTGATTTGACCGTCGCTTCACTTGTCATGCCCTTCTCTTTAGTGTATGATATTTTTGCTAAATGGCCTTTCGGGTGGGTATTTTGTTATTTCTGGAGATCATGTGACGTGATGTGTTGTACTGCATCCATTTTGCACATATGCTGTATTGCGTTAGACCGATTCTGGGCCATTAAAGATCCCCTGACGTACAGAAAGCGAATGACAACACGTCGGCTGGTAATAATGATCAGTCTAGCATGGGGCTGCAGCTCGGCGATTTCCTTCATCCCCATCTACCTGGGCTGGTTTACCGATAACCCCAGTGAACTCTACCGGGATACCATCAGCTGTGACCTATCTGTCAACAGGATCTATGCCGTATGCTCATCGTCCACTTCATTTTTTGtgccatttttatttcttatcttTGCGTATGCATACATCTTAAGAATTGCTAAACGTCAAGCCGACGCCATTAAGATGCAGGGATCGGTGGCTTGTTTAAGGGAAGATCGAATATTAAGTAGTAAGAACAAGCCCCCTAAGAGAGCTTCCCGGGACACCAAGGCTATTCAAACTCTGGGTATTATCATGGGTATTTTCAGCATTTCCTGGCTACCTTTCTTCCTGATGTACGTGGTTTTACCCTTCTGCCCATCTTGCCATCTCTCCCATCTCCAGGTCTCATTGATCACGTGGTTAGGCTATGCCAACAGTTGCATGAATCCCTTTATCTATGCCTACATGAACAGAGACTTCCGAACAGCTTTCAGATGTATTATGCTCTGTGACATCAGCAGAAGAAACTATTCCAGTGACGTCATCCATCTGTGA